A window of Candidatus Eremiobacteraceae bacterium genomic DNA:
AACCGAGCCTCCGCGGCTAACCAAGACGGCAAACTGATGAAATTTGTGCTTTAACTGTTGGGTCTTGCGCCTTTCTTGGCGGTACCGGCCATATCGTGCGCAGCCCGTCGGGCATCCGGGATACCAGGCGATAAACGGCGTTGCGAAATTAGGTTTGCAAAGCGCTCCGCTGACTGTGTACTAACGCGCCTTAAATTCTGATCCTCATCGAGATTGATGTGGAATAACCCAAAGTCGCTGTTGTTGTCAAAGGGAAGACCCCATTCACGGTTTGACGTGATGCTCCAGCACAGGTAGGCGATGATCGGAGCACCGCGGCGCCAGGCGTGTTCGACCTGCTCGATGTGCGCGTTGAGATATTTGGCGCGCGAGAAGCCATCGGCTGACGTCACACAACCGTTCTCGATGACCATGATCGGCTTGCCCGGGAACTGGTCTTCAGCTTCCCGGATAAGGCCGTCGAGCACGCCAGGCCAGACGGGCGCCATCGCGTAGTGACATTCAGCAGCGGCCGACAGTCGTTGCAGCTCGCCTGGCCAGATCGAAGAGATTCCCCAATAGTAGTCGAGGCCGACATAGTCGAGCGTGCCGACGCATTCGGACGGGCACAAGAACTTCGGTAGCTTTCCGGCCATTCCGAGGTTCCACCAATTTGTGCCTACGAGCGTTCCGAACATCCCAAGTGACTTGCGGAAATCGTCGAACGCGCCTAGAAGCGAGCGCGTCGCGTTCCACCTATGATCGCCGGTGAGCTCAACAAAGCGGACTTTAGCGTCGCCAGCGCCGAAGATTCCTCGCGCGATGACGCGAGCCAGGTCCGGCTCTAGCCCACGATAGCCGCCGGCGCCGTCGGGCATGCACAAGCCCTCGACTCCTGGCCGTATGCCGACGCGAAGCACGCCTCGCTTGCGGATCATGTCGATCGTTCGATCGAGGTCGGGCACGCCGGATGGGCCATGGCTAGGTGGCGCCTCGTCGCCCGGTCCGGTCAATGCGGCCATATCGGTCATCCCGATCGTCTTGCGGTTCACGCCGCGCGGCAGCTCCGGATGCTTTCTCTTGTACTCCCTCAAAGTGCGGTCGACTGCGTTGAGCAGCGTCCGGCTCCCTAGCGCCATGACGATACCAATGGGCCAGCGTCGGCCGAAAACCGGCGTGAGCACGAGTCCGTCCGAGGCGTAGGG
This region includes:
- a CDS encoding family 1 glycosylhydrolase produces the protein MREHFRFGVATADHQCEAYDGRDDIRDVWERVRGLVPRGKATDFWNRYREDVDLAKGLGCRAFRLSLSWARLQPEPGVWDDAAFAHYRDVLQYMRDADMWTVVTLHHNTWPLWVQAAGDGAGMLDAGFPARMEKYASEVARRLGDLIDYYVTLNEPNQLVYGYIKGFWMRSYPVPPGLPPYATGEQQMEAVLKLIPNLFRAHARARAAIQVLHPRAKVGSNPLVLGLPRWLQRLVDRNATHLKSPEQAIKQAVRLSQHKILNTGSVDISIAQVAMTQERMSKVLFSEPYAMASPVLLHASSLALPANFQTWKARVGVINEAVTASTCGGLFTAADVEYFDDPASAVAALRAGKLDAVFDLDLFLKPYASDGLVLTPVFGRRWPIGIVMALGSRTLLNAVDRTLREYKRKHPELPRGVNRKTIGMTDMAALTGPGDEAPPSHGPSGVPDLDRTIDMIRKRGVLRVGIRPGVEGLCMPDGAGGYRGLEPDLARVIARGIFGAGDAKVRFVELTGDHRWNATRSLLGAFDDFRKSLGMFGTLVGTNWWNLGMAGKLPKFLCPSECVGTLDYVGLDYYWGISSIWPGELQRLSAAAECHYAMAPVWPGVLDGLIREAEDQFPGKPIMVIENGCVTSADGFSRAKYLNAHIEQVEHAWRRGAPIIAYLCWSITSNREWGLPFDNNSDFGLFHINLDEDQNLRRVSTQSAERFANLISQRRLSPGIPDARRAAHDMAGTAKKGARPNS